A genome region from Bacteroidota bacterium includes the following:
- a CDS encoding FUSC family protein: MESVSKNIINYILNFRKGDYLLGLQGVISIMGAYFVALYFLGTHEEALMAASVSVFMFMEHKRFGFRRRIAQSLAIVGFQIILLVIVSVFFSQHIFLAIPFHFILFFSLNYYNYFDSPNAVTLVSIQFFYLLSLTAPIEYEFLPYRILSIIIGIAVAGFGLLVLWPTKTHKIIEGKLSSYLRITRQILECETEEYIQKSDVIKVDREKLFAEIMDLLYGLKYGDVFSTTKGKFLFKIAVNIQILNSSLHGLIKSGDYELSHSVDSKYPGLTDEWRLGFIELIKLFEKAVKEDKHALLELEDKFRAFIEMTNKIIGWSEENDVDKLRVRLSEIKYQVITLIDFAKRLILFNHESEYKSEDKLDFLFRFDNFRNNIVKSLSFSQPSVRFAFHMSLLLTLSLVLIGYFDVFEGFWVPMTILLILKPNHGGTQTLAVKRIAGTVLGLILSLGIIVYAPQEVIAPIVILAVFISISVIKTEYSFAVIFITMSAVLLMAIDFDATDVFLSRLITTSSAGAVVLLSNYFLLPNWSKFEIKNKMVAVLKNDLNALNMIIDKANRKPVSKNDIRLSMLNSYQGRKQIKELYTVMRSEPKSKQLNSSMGTQFLVAHERFSLNYSRFIYAVLTKKAGVKLPFNFVKEAFNQAIENIIGHIEGDSNISDDARESIYKLHAFLIDFEMNDSLNRENQSYISDLRRTTKRLIELRNLAEKKDLVFIQN, translated from the coding sequence ATGGAAAGCGTATCTAAAAACATAATAAATTACATCTTAAATTTCCGCAAAGGAGATTATTTGTTGGGACTGCAGGGCGTGATTAGTATTATGGGGGCATACTTTGTTGCACTGTATTTCCTTGGCACACATGAAGAAGCTCTGATGGCTGCATCGGTATCGGTATTTATGTTTATGGAGCATAAGCGATTCGGATTCAGACGTAGAATAGCCCAGTCGCTGGCAATAGTTGGTTTTCAAATTATATTGTTGGTAATAGTCTCAGTATTTTTCAGTCAACATATCTTTTTAGCTATTCCATTTCACTTCATACTTTTTTTCTCACTCAATTATTATAATTATTTTGATAGCCCCAATGCGGTTACTTTAGTTTCGATACAGTTTTTTTATCTGTTGTCTTTAACTGCTCCAATCGAATATGAATTCTTGCCTTATCGAATATTATCTATTATTATAGGTATAGCTGTGGCAGGTTTTGGTTTGCTTGTGCTTTGGCCAACAAAAACACATAAAATTATAGAGGGGAAATTAAGTAGTTACCTTCGGATAACCCGGCAAATACTGGAGTGTGAAACTGAAGAGTATATTCAAAAATCGGATGTGATTAAAGTAGATCGCGAAAAGCTTTTTGCCGAAATTATGGATTTGCTTTACGGTTTGAAATATGGCGATGTCTTTTCTACAACCAAAGGGAAGTTCTTGTTTAAAATAGCTGTAAATATCCAGATATTAAACAGCTCTTTGCATGGTTTAATAAAATCGGGCGACTATGAACTAAGCCATAGTGTCGATTCTAAATATCCGGGATTAACAGATGAGTGGAGGTTGGGGTTTATCGAATTAATAAAACTGTTCGAGAAAGCAGTTAAGGAAGATAAACACGCATTACTTGAGTTAGAAGATAAGTTTCGTGCATTTATAGAGATGACAAATAAGATAATTGGGTGGAGCGAGGAAAATGATGTCGATAAATTGAGAGTGAGATTGTCTGAAATAAAATATCAGGTAATAACTCTTATCGATTTTGCTAAGCGATTGATTTTGTTCAATCATGAGTCTGAATATAAATCGGAAGATAAATTAGATTTTCTTTTTAGATTCGATAATTTTAGAAATAATATTGTTAAAAGTTTAAGTTTTAGTCAGCCTTCGGTACGCTTTGCTTTTCACATGAGTTTATTATTGACTTTAAGTTTAGTTCTTATAGGATATTTCGATGTGTTCGAAGGTTTTTGGGTTCCTATGACCATTTTGCTTATTCTGAAACCAAATCACGGAGGTACACAAACATTGGCAGTAAAAAGAATTGCCGGAACTGTATTGGGATTGATTTTATCGTTAGGAATAATAGTATATGCTCCACAGGAGGTAATTGCACCAATAGTAATTCTTGCTGTATTTATCTCTATTTCGGTAATTAAAACAGAGTATAGTTTCGCCGTAATATTTATTACTATGAGTGCCGTATTATTGATGGCAATCGATTTTGATGCTACTGATGTATTCTTGTCGCGTTTGATAACCACGAGTTCTGCCGGAGCAGTAGTGTTACTTTCAAATTATTTCTTACTACCTAATTGGAGTAAATTCGAGATTAAGAATAAGATGGTTGCTGTATTGAAAAACGATTTGAATGCTCTTAATATGATTATTGATAAAGCTAATCGAAAACCGGTATCAAAGAACGATATCCGCTTAAGTATGCTTAACTCTTATCAGGGACGAAAACAGATAAAAGAGCTGTACACAGTAATGCGATCAGAGCCTAAATCGAAGCAGTTAAATAGCTCGATGGGTACTCAGTTTTTGGTAGCTCACGAAAGGTTTAGTTTAAATTATAGTAGGTTTATTTATGCCGTACTAACAAAGAAAGCTGGTGTAAAACTACCCTTTAATTTTGTTAAGGAAGCATTTAACCAGGCAATCGAAAATATAATTGGTCATATCGAAGGTGATAGCAATATAAGCGATGATGCACGCGAGTCGATATATAAGTTACATGCCTTCTTGATAGATTTCGAAATGAATGATTCTCTAAACAGAGAAAACCAATCATATATAAGCGATTTACGCCGAACTACTAAAAGGCTGATAGAGTTGCGCAATTTGGCAGAGAAGAAAGACTTGGTTTTTATTCAGAATTAA